AATCAAGGACTTCTCGCTCAAGAGGCTTATTGAGCCTGCAGAAGTTGCGGCGGCGGCTGTTTTCCTGGCTTCCGATGAATCAAGCGCGATAACGGGCCATACGCTGGTGGTAAGCTGCGGCCTGCATATTTCGCATTACTAGATTAAATAACCGTGGTCGCCGAGGCGGTCAAGTTTATTTGGATTATTATTGGTTGATTCTAATTATGAAGTGAGGAGGCATCCGGGCGATGAAGCAGGGTGAACGTAAAATTATACGTACGACAACGTGGTCCGCAGGACCTGGTTGCCATGGTGGCTGTGGGGTTCTGGCGCATATCGAGGATGGCAAACTGGTCAAGATTGAGGGCGACCCGGAGCACCCCTGGAACCAGGGACGCCTCTGTGCCAGGTGTCTGGCAATGACACAATATGTTCATCACCCCGACCGGTTAACGCGTCCCTTGAAGAGAGTGGGAGAACGCGGGGAAGGCAAGTGGCAGGAGATTTCATGGGATGAGGCCTTTGATTTAATAGAAGGAAAAATGAACAAAATCCGGGAAGAATTCGGTCCGGAGAGCGTTATCTTCTCCATGGGCACCGGCAGAGACATCGGGCCCTGGATATGCATGCTTGCTTATGCCTACGGCAGCCCGAATGTCATGTTCGCCCTGAGTGGAATTGCCTGTTACAGCCCCAGAATCGCCGCCGTCGATACTATCCAGGGAGACTACTGCATACTCGACGCCTCTCAATGGTTCCCGAAACGCTATGATGACCCGCGGTATGAGATT
This Chloroflexota bacterium DNA region includes the following protein-coding sequences:
- a CDS encoding SDR family oxidoreductase, with product IKDFSLKRLIEPAEVAAAAVFLASDESSAITGHTLVVSCGLHISHY